Within the Cotesia glomerata isolate CgM1 linkage group LG6, MPM_Cglom_v2.3, whole genome shotgun sequence genome, the region actattatttatttttactttttagtttggtttatttataaaagcgtgattttttagtttttttaaactattatttgttgattatcaaaaatattcaggcgcgcaaattacccacggagagttacatactgacatactgacatacaagtgaagctaataaaaaataattatttataaatattataaatacggggaatcagagttcgatttcggagagcgagcctgagaaacggctaccagaaccaaggaaggccgcaggcacgcagattacccacggagagttacatactgacatactgacaaactgacatacaagtgaagctaatataaagcgtgtaaaaaaaaaattgacaagtagaaatttttaaaattaaaaaatgcaatttttaaaacataattttttagaataaatttgttcgttaaaaaaaattaaataaaaaatggttaagtgacagctaactttaatgtcatgattttttatattaaagaattattacagaaaaagtaaaaaaaaaaatttttatttgttaaaaacttcaaaaactataagtgcaattttttaaaaatattttttagttataatttaataaattaagcaaaataaaaaaatcaaaaatgtcggctaactatgatactaaagttagccgccgtttttaattttttaatttttttttttataattaaattagaagaaaaaaatatttttaaaaaaatgcttttaaagttttttacaagtgaacattttttttttatttttttgtaataattttttcaataaaaaaaaattctaaaaatttttagatgtcggctaacttgattttcatcggctaactttattattatttaaaattttttaaattgcgcagtacaatttattttataaaatctgtcAGATGTCCTTGGAGTGAAATTCTACTTTGCAATGGAATTTATTGACACAGAAGAGCGTCTACAAAGCAAACTATCCGTGGAATAAGTGACAGCAATTGTTGACGACGCCCAGTTAGTTGGTTGTGAGTAGTTCTCtggctttttatttttccatgtACGTTTTCGCGAGTACCCACcgtatatatgtaatattgGTGTGTGACTAGTGGACAACTAGCGTGACACGGTATCATCACCATTAATACTTCAAATATactaaatatattataacaaAAAGCATCTGGATTTTGTTCGCCcagatatttataatataaataatatctaaAAACAGGTAATGTATGTAATTTATACCACATTCCTTAATCATTACTTACAGTGCTTACTGCTCACAAGTATCCGTTTCATTAAGAGCAGACGTGTGTACATTGCTACGGTATTTGTATTGGTATTAGTTTGATATTTGTATTAGGTAAAATGGCTCCtccaaaaacaatttttccggTATAAGCGCATATGTGTGAGTAATTATCCTTTAATATCCAGGTATTGTTCTGAAGGTATATTTTAAATCTCAGATTCATCGATTGTCTTTTCTGACGTCTTAATGCCtgctcgattttttttttacgcttcatttttttaactgtattaattttttatttttcattccaggaaaattatttattattattgtaataaattttaattattaaaaaaattataataataaagttagccgacatattttattttttaatttattaaattagaaggaaaaaaaattttttttaattccagtttttcaaattttttaaaaaatttttttgcaatgatttttttaataaaaaaaattctaaaaattttaaatgttggctaactttattgtcataaaaaaaatttataattaagttcttcaatttttttacaactaaaaaatgttcaagattatgtcaaatttttttatttttttttaattaattaaaaaaaaatgttaaacgtcttttgttttttacaCAATAATTAGActataaatatgaatttatatttatttctttaattccatattattgtaataaaatattattgtttgcGAGTAATTTGTTATGACAatgataatgattaataattaatagctGTTTATTAAATGTGTTCACAGTTGGTGAATATGCAGACGATAAAGTGTGTGGTGGTTGGAGATGGTGCTGTGGGTAAAACTTGCCTGCTGATATCCTACACGACGAACAAATTTCCGTCAGAGTACGTTCCTACGGTTTTCGACAATTATGCGGTCACTGTAATGATTGGTGGAGAGCCATACACATTAGGATTATTTGACACAgctggtattttttttttattactattagtatcaataatgataatgatagaGGGAAGTGAagatgataattaatttttttatttcttgtcCGATAGGTCAGGAAGATTATGATAGACTGCGACCATTGAGTTATCCACAAACAGATGTGTTTTTAGTTTGCTTCTCAGTTGTATCACCTTCTTCGtttgaaaatgtcaaagaAAAggtaatttgttaattattatttttattaaatatataatttttattcttttgtgATGATTAATTTgaaactaatttaaaaatttgtaatctTAAATAAgcatcaataaattaattaactaatttagttgaattaaaaaaattttttttaagtaaaattaaattttaaactagtaattattattttttttttaactattagtttagaattaaattaaataattattatatgttgtgaaaagtaaaaaaattttgatgtataataataataataataatcaataataaataataataactaacaaTCTTACAGTCAATATGTGACtgtcgtgacttgtgaactatgaaaattaaacttttgccttattaaataatgacttttgttaaattacactgtactttcttaaatattgacgtttttaaggatataagctcatcctgatgttacactcatcaagagctttcatttgagtacccacatgcatttttgatatatttttcatatatacatatatataatatatataaatgtatgaaaaaattgatgtggatactcaaatgaaaggttttgatgagtgtaacatcggaatgagcttatatctttaaaaatgtcaatagttctcaagatacaaggtcatttcttaattattaacatttttaaagatttaagctcattccgatgttatactcatcaagagctttcatttaaatacccatatggcaatttttatattttatatatatggtatttgtgaaatatagaaaatatatgaaaaattgatgtggatactcaaatgaaaggttttgatgagtgtaacatcgagatgagcttatatctttaaaaatgtcaatagttctcaagatacaaggtcatttcttaattattaacatttttaaagatttaagctcattccgatgttatactcatcaagagctttcatttaaatacccatatggcaatttttatatattttatatatatggtatttgtgaaatatgtaaatatagaaaatatatgaaaaattgatgtggatactcaaatgaaaggtcttgatgagtgtaacatcgagatgagcttatatctttataaatgtcaatagttcacaagatacaaggtcatttcttaattatgtatctagagatagagtatttttaaatgcagcctaaatacttatcataataaattgaatatcggtgagaatgatatgaaaccttgaaaaggcacaaattcaagtcaagacctttgcaatgacactaaatttgactaaaaaaaccaattttatcaTGTGACTATCCTGggcacaaaatttttcttattctcttaataatatagataataataaatatttatttaatttttatatttaatatatttatttacagtgGGTACCAGAAATTACTCATCACTGTCAAAAGACACCATTTTTATTGGTAGGAACTCAAATAGATTTGCGAGATGATGCTGCGACTATTGAAAAGCTcgcaaaaaataaacaaaagccGATTACTGGCGAACAGGGTGAAAAATTGGCAAAAGAATTGAAAGCTGTTAAATACGTGGAATGTAGTGCATTGACTcaggtaaaaaataatcactGAAGCTTATAGCTTTattaagtatatattttatattaaataaaataaaatttttttagaaaggGCTGAAGAATGTGTTTGACGAAGCAATTTTGGCAGCGCTTGAACCGCCTGAGGTTGTGAGAAGAAAAAAGTGCGTTATTTTGTAGGGAGTTTTAGACAccttatttttcttcaaattggCTTGCTGCGCCCGTTTATTGTAAGTCTTGCAATGTTACAACCAACAtcatcaaattttctacaaaaacctagatatttttgattttattacctaaaattgactaaaaaattataaacaatttgaatttatttaaataaaattatttttttaaatttacttatcTATGATTGAATCATGCGAGCATTTGTGAGTTGCGTCATATCTACCTCAAGTTGCATGATttcgatcattttttttttatcattaaattcaattataaatttaattattcagaCAATGATTGATTTACTTTGGATAAATGTCACTGAGACAAAACCATTGCAGGAAATAGTGCGATTGTTGAATCGTTAATTtaactagaaatttttttcttcagggCGAATCTATTAtataaaaacgaaaaaaaaaaaaattatcatcattTGTAAGTTGCTTAGAACGTATAAGCAGGCAAGAATCTTCGGAATCGTCATGTCAacacatttaataattattaattgataataatggaattaaaagtaaataataataactaaaagtAAGACCTACTGTGAATGGTTTTAAACTTGGGATGGTAATCATCCTTGGTACATACATtcttcaaatatttaataaattaataaggcatttttaatgataagttactaatgtgaattttttaataaatcgataatcgaaaatttttttctagttatTATCCATCGAccttttatggttaaatttagtattgagaaaaaaaaataattgctaaTTGTATATGTAAGTCTAATTGATTTCttaagtagaatttttatgaaaaaataaaaaaattaggaaaattctttttttttcctgaCCTTAAacttaaaagaagaaatattaaaatatataataataataatttgttatttttaaaaattattattattattattttgaataaaagtttaaagttataaaaaaaattcaaaattttttacatttcttcacgatagaaagaaaaaattaatttttttttcccgaTTTGAAgcttaaaagaaaaaatatataaaataatcataataattcgttattttgaaaaattattattactattttgaataaaatttttaaattatataaaaaattccaaattttgttacatttcttcacaattaaaaacaaaaattatttttcctgacttaaaagaagaaatattaaaatatataataataataatttgatattttttaaaattattattattatcattttaaataaaagtttaaaattataaaaaaaattccaaattttttacatttcttcccaatagaaaaaaaaaataaaatttttttcctgatttaaaacttaaaagaagaaatagtaaaatatttataataatcataataattcgtgatttaacaaaattattattattattttgaataaaaattttaaattatataaaaaattccaaattttattaacatttcttcacaattaaaaaaaaaattaacattttttcctgatttaaaacttaaaagaagaaatattaaaataaataaatataataaaatatatacgtgAGTAAAGCTTTTATTTACACACTGATAACTAgtcaatttaacaatttgattatatgtatatatatacaatttcTTTATATAATTTGGCCATTGCAACgagcaatttaaaattttattttataaatgtttcctgtaccatttatttatttattcatttattttttttttttactgataagcacaatacaaattattaagttatacatgataaataattctatGCGCAgtacattatatatttttaaaattaaattaaagctcgctaatgataatttaatatttataaacgtTTTCCGACGTTGGCAATCGATTTTAaccttttataaatatataaataatgaatagtaattaaataaaaattct harbors:
- the LOC123268190 gene encoding cdc42 homolog, whose protein sequence is MQTIKCVVVGDGAVGKTCLLISYTTNKFPSEYVPTVFDNYAVTVMIGGEPYTLGLFDTAGQEDYDRLRPLSYPQTDVFLVCFSVVSPSSFENVKEKWVPEITHHCQKTPFLLVGTQIDLRDDAATIEKLAKNKQKPITGEQGEKLAKELKAVKYVECSALTQKGLKNVFDEAILAALEPPEVVRRKKCVIL